The nucleotide window attattagattaattaatatttcttaGTAATATTAATAGAACACTATCGTTgagtattatttattatgaaaagaaactaacaatttttttcaatatataatttattctattaaaaaataaattagtattttttaaattgatgaatacatttttttctaatttcttataCCAGTGTATTTGACAATATTTACTAATAAAGAATAGTAAATGATCATACTATTCcacaatataatatataaagtaatttcttaaaattaattatggTTAGTGAGATATGTTGTGCAGAAATAACGATATGAAGAGTTCATGCAATGTATTCTTCAACTGGAGAGCTCTTTTATCTCAACTAGAGGGGACCTAATCGTGGGGATATGCTCAATAAGAGAGATCAAAACAACATATTCACACATGACACAACGACTCCATATATTAATACACTTTCACTAGCTCATCGATCAACTAGCTCAAAATACATAAACTTACCTATATACCACGTAAATCAGGCACACGCTGGGAATATCGACAACGATGGCAAACTATGGAGGTGAACCTACAGAAGGAAAAACAATAACAATCAAAAGAGAATACCAAAATGACTTCAACTAGACTTCATGAATTTAGTTGGAAAGATCATTGCGGACAAAGAAATTAGTTTCAGAACTTGCAAGAATACACTAATGGGAATATGGGGCAATCCTAAAGGtggaagaaataaaatattgggAGGACCATGGAGTATAAGGGGATATTTGATCAACTTACAACTTAGAGATAGAACGAGTCAATATATGAAGTAGAGCACATATTCATAGATTTTTGGGTGCAAATGCATGGTGTGCCACTGGATTATATGAGCAGCATAACAGCGAAGCTGATAACAGACAATATCGAGATAGTAATGGAAGTGGAGGACTCAGTAAGAGACAACATTTTGCAAGGACCTTCCTCAGAGCAAGAGTAGCGTTGGATATCAACTGATCGCTTTCCATAGGAATCTGATTGGACAGGGATAATTTACCTAAAACCTAGGTGTTTTGCAACTATGAAAGACTACAAAATGCATATTGTTTAAACTGTGAGCGGATTTGGCATGGGAAGANNNNNNNNNNNNNNNNNNNNNNNNNNNNNNNNNNNNNNNNNNNNGTGAAACCCAAAGGAAGAAGGAGGAACAGATGAACAGTaaggaagaaccagaggaaggATGGGAAGCACGTGACAAATTAACAGCAAACAAGGGCGTGAAAGAGCTATGGGAATTTGCAGAAAATGGAGTAAGTAGGAGTTCAGGAGAAAAAAGCAGAAGCAATGGAGAGAAAAATGCTGAAAATCTGGTGATTAGAAAAAAAGCAAGGGAGGACAAAGTAAAACAAGtaaaaaatatcctaaaaaatCAGCTGCATGATCAAGGGCATAGGCCATATGGGGTTATATAGGCTTCTGGAGAGATCATTAAAGAAGTTATATTGAGGATAAGCAAAGAAAAAATTAGAGGAAATAAGCCTGATCCATTAAAGGGAAGAATTGACATAGGGGAAACAAGGTTAGAATaggaaggaaagaaagcaaTGGAAGAGAGCCCAAATAATACAAGTGGGGGACCAAGCTGACCAAGTACAAACAGTCCAATGAAAATGAACCCATAAATGGTAatggaaattaaaaataaaaatgaacagaaaaataacaagagaaagCCCAAGGAGAAGACGAAACCAAGACCGTGTTGGAGCTTTTAAAAGagaaatttgagaagaaagGAGATGTTGAAAGGGTGAGCTTTTAAAAGAGAAatttgagaagaagaaaggagatgttgaaagggtaagggaaaaaggaaagaagacaATAGCAAAAGAGACTCGAATTTACAAAGATGGCAATGGAAGCTACAACTTTTATGGTGAACACGGAGCGGCAAAGGAAGGGAGAGGAGATATGGCAATGGAGCTAGCACACAAGCTACACTACAAGCTGAACATTAAACGTAAAAGGGAGAATAGTGACCAGCTTATGATACAAGATGCATCTAAAGTAAAAGAGGAAAAACAAGAAATGGAAAAANNNNGAagagaaaatcaaaatgaaaagaaaaaaaaaaacaagaaaactgGACAACAATAATAAAGGTAAGCATAGTACAGTACTAAGGCTAAGGAGGTGGACCAACACATGTCCCCCCTTACACCACGAATATAGTTAGTTAGAACTGTTGCAGAGTAGCGGCCCCCACAACAGCCTCAGAGATTAAATCTCTGTAGGAAGCTGAAGCtggatattttatttcttattgaGACTAAGACAAAGGAATGTCAGATAGAAAAGTTAAGAAGGGAGCTATCTTTTGACAAACACTTTTGCGTTGAACCCCAGGACTTGTCTGGTAGTCTCTGCCTTTATCGAATAAAAATCTGATTATTAATGTTTATGTTTGGTCTGATAAATATATtagaactcaaataaaagaaagcaataggaATGAATGGTTGTGCAATTTTCTGTATGGGAATCCAAAATCACGAAAAGGAAACATTCAATGGAGGGAACTGTTTATACAAACCCTATAAATAAATGATCCCCAAATTTTTATAGGAGGCTTTAATGATATTTTGGAgcaggagaaaaaaaaaagtgggatTGCAACCAAAACCAAGAGACAATTGGAGGAGTTTAGAAAATTTGTAAATCAAAATGAGCTGATGGACATTGATCTTTGAGGGGGATAGGTTTACTTGGCCCAGCAACCCAAGTGATTTTCTGACCAAAGAATGGTTGGACAGGGCCATGCCTAACTAGGCTTGGGGAATGCAATACTTACAACACTTCCTGCCATCAATTCAGACCATTGTCCGCTGCATTCAGTATTAAGACCAAAAGGAAGAAGTACTAAAGTAATTTGGTATTGAGGCCTACTAGGAAGACCAtaaagaatacaagaaagttATCAAGTGGAGTTGGGATCAGCAAGGCAACTAGGAAGAAAAATAGGAGAGATTGAAACACAAGATAATAAGTTGTAAGGAAGATTTAAACAAATGGAGTAGTAGAACTTTTAAGCAGACAGATAAAGAGATAAACAAACTGAAAGAAGAGTTGAAAAAGTTGTTGAATATGGATTTTACTGAAGATAAGCAATAATAGATTctaatttggaaaaaaatattaaatggcTCAAATGGGGCGATAACGATACCGCATTTTTTCATGCACCAAGCCACCAACAATACTATGACTTCTAGAATTTCTTGGACTATTCTTCTCGTCCAAAACTGCAATCCTTTGGGGAAACCAAAACAAAACCCAGTGTGAAAAGTTGGGACTACATTAGTTGCAACTCTGGATTTGAAGTAGATTAAAAAACAACGGGAATACTTTTCTAGTTTATtattaacataaaattaaatgaaaacaaaaaggaaTCATTTTCCACAGGGCATTAAATCCATCACAGAAAGGACAATAAAACCTCATGTTGAATACAACATTCAGCCATCCAATTCATTTCAATTCCTCCAATAGTAGGCCAAAATGAGATGGTAACCACTTCTAGTGAAAATAACCAAGAACCTGTCCACCCACATTCCTTCTAATGGCCTCTTCATGATCCAAAACACCATCAGGAGTCGTAATCACAACATAACCCCACTGCATGGATAGAACGAGAACGGCATCATTATCCTATTCCTTTATTTACTTGGTAGCATCTGATATTTTTCTATAACGTCATATGAACTGTAACTCAGTAAGCATCAACAAACCTGATGCGTTGGGAGAGTGCGAATTCTGTAGGCCTCAATATCCTTTGCCTTGATGTCTTGTCGATATGTAAGTGCCTTGCAATCATTAATCCTACCTTGCAATTCAACTGTTATCCTGCCCACTCTATGCGGATCATAAACTTCGAAGTTCTTGATATAGCCTATCAAGAGTCACATTGAATCAGCACTACTTAAGAGAAAGCACTGCTTAGAGACCTTGAACCAATGAAAATGAACTAGGTAAGGAAACCCCACACATAGGAATTGTCCAAGTCGACATCAACCTAATCACAACAAATAAACTAGCAAAGTATCCAAGTCGAAAAGCTAGTACTTAATCAGACAAGAGGATAATGGGAATCAAAACTCAacaaatattacaaatttaaaatttaaattactcATTCGGTTAAATAGGTTCCAACCTTGATCGATACCATTataaatttgaaagaaaaatcaaaaaccCTATAAATGAAAACCACATGCAAGAGTAAAAAGGAAGATAAATATACCTCGAGTTTTCATGATTTGGAGAAAGGAAGAGATGACAGTGGAGATCGGCTTGAGCTCCACAGAAGCTTTCCCTCTCCTCTCTGCATTCACCATACTCCTCAAAGCATCATTCAGTATCCTCCTTCCCATTTTCTTCTCTCAACTGAACACACAAAAGCAGGCATGGGTTTTATCAACTCCAATACATCATATTCATGGAAATCAATGGGGGGCGGGTAAGGCCAGATTCTCGCTCCACCCAACCCTGCATTGCACTCTATTGAACAACACTCAAGATTCAACCATCCCTATCCTACACGAGAGATCCAACAATCAAAATTTCTACCTCATCCCATATAATTTATCCCAGCCTGCAGAATGCACAGTATCCATTAAAAGTGGCTGGATTGAATCACAGCTCACAAGTTAAAgaccaaggttctgaaaaccggattGGTCATTGAACNNNNNNNNNNNNNNNNNNNNNNNNNNNNNNNNNNNNNNNNNNNNNNNNNNNNNNNNCGTTTTATAATAAACACCTGATTCTAcaaaaattcaatgaataaaGCAACTGGTTCTAAACACTCTTCTActgcattttttttttacttcaaaAGGGGATCATAAACAACTAGTTCTATGAATAAACAAACTACAATGATATGCAATGCCAAAAATAGGCCAATGATGAAATAATAAAGGGTTTCTCTCTTAAAATTCTATGTTCAAGCTTGTAGCAGACCAGAATCAACAGAGTAATACCGTTGAAATAGTCTTCCTTCTTAATACTTATATACTTCAAAAAATTtcttacaaaatgaaaattgaacACAACACACAgccttaaaacaaaaacaaaacaacactCAGAAATCAATCACCTCTTCCAAACACAGCCTTAAAACAAAACAGAACCACATTCAGAGTATGGGCAATGATCACAAAAAACTGATTTctgaaacaaaacataaaacagCAGAACAACATTCAGAGTTTGAGCATTGATCACAAAGAATTGATTtctgaaacaaaacaaacaatcaacaaaacaaTGAAAACATGAAGCATATAATAAATCAATGATCACCAATATCCAGCAATAATCtcaaagacaaaataaatacacaacaacaatttagcaaataaacaagaacaataCCTAAATAGAAAATCCAACAAATTAAATCGCAGCAACTtaacaatttagcaaattaaaacaacagcagcccaacaatttagcaaattatCAACTTAACAAGTTCAAAAGCAGAAAatcacaacaaaaacaaaaaaataattaaaaatgacaGAAGAACAACAGAACAACAACACAAGAACAATTAGCAAATTAACAAGTTCACAATAACAGTTAAAATTTACCAGAAGAATACTAATGCAAGTAGAATCATCATGCTAATATGTTTTCTGCAAAGATGCTATTTGTGCAGCTAAAATTTCGTAACTACTAAGATCCAATTATTCTAATTTCACATGCAATCAACTTATTAAGATTCTAAAAGCTAGAAATTATAAACCAACCAGAAATATGGttaaagcatttcatcaaacatgttgAGTGCGGTAAAATTAAAACGaaataagagaattcaaaaCTTAATATCAATGTGATAGAGAAGAGAACATAACTATTGTATACTTTAATTCAGTCTatgaaaaaaatccaaaccactATAAAATCAAATAGTTACTTATTGTAATACAAATCAGAAGTTGCAGAGTTTGAGGCAGAGTATTGGTATTGTGTGAGTGTATTGTCTGGTGGCGGGTTTAGGGAACTCACGAAAGCGACAAAAGAGAGCAGTTCTACGGCTAGGTGGAACGCGCGGGTTGGTCGCAGATTTTGAAGCAGAGCAACGTGGCTTCCAGACCAACGCTAATGCAGAAGTTGCAGAGTTTGAAGCAGGGTATTGGTGTTGTGTGAGTGTATTGTCTGGTGTCGGGTTTAGGGAACTCACGAGGGCAACAAAAGAGAGCAGTTCTACGGCTAGGTGGAACGCGCGGGTTGGTCGCAGATTTTGAAGCAGAGCAACGTGGCTTCCAGACGAACGCGAATGCGAACTCGAACGGTGAACGGCGAGTGAACGCGAACGGTGAACGCCGAAGAACGCGAACGAAGACGACGGCAAACAAACGGCGGCGGAAGCGCGGCTGAGCAGACAAAGACGACGGACGCCGAGCTCGAGGAAGCAGCTGCGATCGGTGACAGCGAACAgggttgaagacttggagcaCGAGGGAAGATAGATAGATGGACGGACGGCGAACTTTGAGTGCGACCGACGGCGGCAGTATGCCACTCCTTGCGGCGGTGGTGTAGGCTTACAGTGCTAGGGTTTTTTGGCTGAGTTTCTGTAATTTCCTTctgaatgaaagaaagaaacgaAGAAAGGGGGAAAGAAACGAAGGAGCTTCCGTTTTTGTGTCGACCGGCCGGGTTTCTGTTCGGTCTGACCGACCGGTTCTAGACTGGTTTAAcgattttttattggttttttaaTCAACGGTTTTATATAGGGGTGTTCAAATCCAAACCGATCCAAATTAAACCGTTCATCCAATCCAATTCAAATCAAAAACCGATTAAAACTGCACTAATTCagatttgattggattttatttttttcaaaccgCTGGATCGGATCAGATTTTGAATCTACTTTTCATAACCGATCCAATCAAATCCAAACCGCACAatgtgctataatattattattttattattatatttataattatacttataacatgttcaatttattatacattattctattattcatctattattatttaataaatattttatattcaaaatgttatttatttatttattttaactaacctataattttatttttattgttatgttatcgttggctttttaagatattgttaagACTGATTATGTCATtgatgattatttaaaatttgatgttaagacttgttatatgtatttaatttacaaaaccgcaaatccaatccaatccaaaccgcttgagattggatcggatcagatcggatttttattttaaagtcaTCCAATCCAAACTGCACCGCGAACACCCCTAATTTTACATACCGGACTGAATTGTCAATGTTGTCGATTCGCGGTTGAACTAGTCAGATTGGTCAGTTcgtccggttttcagaaccatgtTAAAGACAGAAAATATTGCTTTAATGTAGCTGAGTCAAAAAATAATAGTGTTGAACAATAAACACATAACAGAGcctaaaacaaaaagaatcaaACACGGAGGAAAGGCAAAGAGGCGACAGAGATCGAGGGCGCGGACAATGCAACCAAACAAtgaacaaaacaaataaaatagaatttaaaaaaaaatagcaatcaGAACATCAATGATACAATCACCAAttgtaaattttgtttttcataagAACGGAACAATGAACACATGAATCatataataaaccaaaaaataaccaattgcaaatttttttaataagaacagaagttaaaacaatgaaaaatgaagaatatAATAACTCATACAATTACCAATTGGAAGAGAATAATTAAAACATTCGGTATATAATGACTGAGAGGCAGAATTCAATCTGAACAAAGCAAATTAGAATAGAAaaaagagcaatgctagggagccagcaacttttgtgattgGTAGCCAGCAAAtaaccatcaatgatgatttaatggtgtgagattggtgtgagatttcatcgaATGACTCACATTTCTCTGCTgattacatgctggccaaaattcaacaaaactgctggcccctagacttttcccTAGAAAAAATGGAAGTGTATCAGAAACTCAGAAAAAAGCAATGGACAGTGAGGGGGAGAAGCGGGACGGAGTAAGGTTGCGCTGGTGGAAAAGACGTACGGAATTGTTGTGCNNNNNNNNGGAGAAGAAAGGGTAGGAAATGTGTTACCAGATTAGGATTTAGAGGTTTTAACAGAAGGGGTAGTTTTAACAGCAGAGTGTAATCACGTCTGCAAATCGGTCATTAAACCAACTGATTTATCAATTTACAGGATTAACTAGTTTAACTGTTATTCCCAATTTTGCGAGAACCGAACTGATTAATGAATTGGTAGGGTGACTGATTTAATGGTTTAGTGGTCTGACTGAGGTTTAaccgatttaattaaattatagttATCAGACCCGACTCGACCTGGCTGGTTCAACTAGAAACCCGATCAACCGGCCGGGCTGAAAGACTCATTGAACCGTCCATGTAACAGACCCGGTAAAACCCGATCCCGACCTGACGGGTTTTATGTGAACCCGGTGACCCGGTCGGTTAATCCAACTCAGTCCGGGTcatgtttattaattttttttctaaaacggTGTCATTTCAAGCCACCTCCACCCCTTCTTTGAATGAACCCTAAGCCACTAATCGAGACTCTGAGTGCAACCACCCCCTCTCGTAACCCCATCCATCCTCGTCTCTCTGCTCTCTCGAGCTCGGCGTCGGCAACCCCTCAACCTCACCTCATCACTCTCTCGTCTCTCCCCTCACCTCGTAAGTCGTCAGTTCGTCACTCTCAGTCTCTAGGCCTCTCACCTCGTCGCTCTCTCTGGGTCTCTCACCATGCCCCTGCGTTCGCTTTGTCGGAACCAGTGAAGCATCATCTGCTCCCTtgggtggtggtggtagtggtggtCATCTTCTCAACCAGGTAAGCTCCAGTTTTTGACCCTATTCTTTCTATAGTTCAATGTTGATTTTAGTGAATCTGGTGGTTGTTGAATGTGATTTTGCTGTTTTATATAGTTTCTAGAGTTGTTGTTGCTATTCTTTCTCTAGTTCAATGTTAATTTTGGTGAACTTGAGCAAATTTTAGAGTTGTTACTGCTCTTTTTGTTTGTTGAATGTTGGTTTTTTAGAGTTGTTGTTGGTGAATCTGAGCAAATTTTAGTTataattgttgttgaattgtcTTGATGCATTTGATGACCATTCGGATTGGATATTGGAAGATTCACCACCATTTTTAACTCCTGAAAGGGTTGATGCTCTACGACATGATTTGGTAAATATGTCAATTCAACCAACTTTAAATTATCTTGGTATATTTCTTAATTGATTGACTATTTTAATTGAGTTGCTATTATGAATTATTCTTAATGCtgatttatgaaaaatatacaaatgtaTATCAATTAAATTTGGAAGATGATCAAGATAATAATGGACCGAGTAACAATGCTATGGAAGATATGGATGCAAATCAAAATGAGAGAAATGATGATCAAGTTCCAAATTTGTCCTATGAAGATATTGATACCGACTTTGAGATCACCACTTGGACATGATTTACCGATTGTGTTATCTTTTACTCGcctttgtttatttaaattgaaaaaatatgttGTACTAGAaactaatttattatctttttttagatCATTAgttatgtttaattttaaattttaagacattattttaattttatttatatactttaattttttttagttatgacTGGGTTAACCTGGTGAATCAGTAACCCACCGGTTGAACTAGTGATCTAATGGCCGGTTGTAAAACCCGTGAAATTAGCGAataattagctaataaattaattattaatcaaataaattagaaaaatagaaTCTTATGGTTTAGTGAGgtagaactaattaaaataagaattttgacactaattttaaagaatttttccCAAGATTGGGACAAATAGACCAACCGAACGAACTGGGCCCGTATTGGACCTAAGGCCCAACCCAAGTTCATTtaacttaaatgaaacttagcATTCTCTTCTCCCACATAAGCCATTCACACTGCACAAGAGGAAAAAGGGGGGGAAGGAAGGAGATACCAAAACCCTTGTCCAATTTCAATTCTCAATAACTTTCAATTTGGAGCTCCGATCGCCACACTGTTtatggccacgcgttcaccgcgatGAGCTCTACAAGACCCATCCAAATATTTCATAGGTCAGCTTCATTTTCACTTCATGCAACTTAacccttattttcgaaaataaatttaatttagtgttgagaaattgtgtaattttgttgtttagGACCGAATTGACTTCGTAGACTTGCTGGATCTTGTCCCAATTTTGTGTTGGTAAGTTCAGACAACCCTAACCCTTGTCAAATTACTGAATTTGTGAACCTTAAGTAATCATAGTGTTGTTGTATGAAATTTAGATTGAATTGTGTACCTGGAGACAATTTGGTGATATTGGAGGCAAATTGGCAAAGTTGGGAGCTTTAGCGAACTTTGGGGCTGTGGATATTTGTTAACGGTGGACGCTTGAGGTGTTATAGGATTAATGAAAAATCGGCCAaagtatggtttcggtttctcgTCTCTAAAATATAATGTGTCGTGAAAATTTAGGCCAGTGACCGTAAGATAGGATTGAAATGTATATTGTTAATGAGGTGGAATTGGATGGTATTTTTGAGGCTTGGTGACttgatgttgttgttggtaAAATAACGTAATCTTGTGGAGCTtgatgatatatatataagttgaTGATGTTGTCTTGTGTGAAATTATTGAgcaaactaattataattatggATTGATGTTTTGAGAGGTGTTATGATGTTGTTGAGGATGGTTTGGAGCTTTTGTGGTAAGTTTTAGGttggtttttgaaaggtttggaCTTAGCATATTTTGAAAGTTGAGGTTTGCAAATTTTATGAAAACTCTGATTTTTGGCCAACTTTTGTGGAGCATAACTTGGCCTTAGACCCctaaattttatcaaaattatctTGAAAGAAAATTTGGTTTGAGAGGTTTACACCATTTAAAGAACGAAGAATAAATGTTTTAAAACGAGAAAGTTATGCGTGATCAAAGTTTGGTGTGCAAAACAGAAATTCTGGACTTGGTAGCTTTTTGAGATTTCTGCTAAGCATGCATACGCGAGGGACACATGCGACGTGAGCAGTCCGTTCGGGTTGGAACACTCGCGTACGCGAGCAAGGGGGGTCGTGTATACGACCGCCCATTTTTAgccatgtgcgtacgcacgataGGGATCTGCGTACGCACAGTCCCTGTTTTTCtgtaatatgaatttttttttgtgtttttaaacaatttttcaaGCTTTTATAACCTTTATAACCCTCATTTAAAGCCTGGTAGAAAGATTTTGGGTAGTGTAGTATAGTTGGGACTGTTGGAAAATATATCTTGTTGGTGAAGAAAGAGGTAAAGTGGATGATGATGAATAAGGAAGGGCTATGATATAATGTATGTTTGAGATACttgggcagtagcaaggatggtggtttgtcccgcttgctccaggtcaaGGCTTGAGATTTGATAATAACGATAATTGTTTTAGACTGAATGAATATATatttgagatacctgggcagtagcaaggattgtggttcgtcccgcttgctccgggtcaGTAATtttgacgcctgggtagtagcagcagTAGTGGATT belongs to Arachis duranensis cultivar V14167 chromosome 8, aradu.V14167.gnm2.J7QH, whole genome shotgun sequence and includes:
- the LOC107462831 gene encoding 40S ribosomal protein S15a-5; the protein is MGRRILNDALRSMVNAERRGKASVELKPISTVISSFLQIMKTRGYIKNFEVYDPHRVGRITVELQGRINDCKALTYRQDIKAKDIEAYRIRTLPTHQWGYVVITTPDGVLDHEEAIRRNVGGQVLGYFH